A window of the Microplitis mediator isolate UGA2020A chromosome 5, iyMicMedi2.1, whole genome shotgun sequence genome harbors these coding sequences:
- the LOC130668347 gene encoding zinc finger protein 184-like isoform X4, producing the protein METGYEDEDDTHYCIKCHVTITGLDNYVQHRQTGCRQSERKTLTPEPPPAAVCYPEILNADAFFSSLELQSSAKTKTSGSRALEPEKKSERLGGKRKRTKRYHEIDEPSVKEKLIALSPVVTDLDDPTDHIGIPSLVGFPDLVPFTDKSTTSKLTPTLPKPADETDKNKRNDESDRWLDDDLDEDSDTIKDSVDQSVDSDSDYNRQQRHSDDDSDESPAEDVAHEDSYSETDDPDDREYPPQPHTGGKWKPGQLLEHIAPENEDEVDQDEPDHRDSPVPQPHTGGKWKPSEQKTEEDEPAEMDEKEEEDKESVMTRNSRQPPPGHTRGKWIPGASVTPSELRSGYWCSPCGRKLASKLVYSRHLRSDLHARRSIQEIEGDVKLPRSVGPLLRSKSRTKRQKVIAQKRSTENKKAVVDDNKSGKKTRNREKEILRCEMCHARVRRLQLGKHLLSHYHCRVAGLYPCSPKAQRFILENMGNVVRQCPFRCTSCRFYCNTEETFLRHWRSTHANMPNDDEKNYTCVCCNFWCNGGADMEQHLLSIEHRETVSMINGSVPIVIRRQLILSCETCNRRFRYNIQLQQHAKETGHPESSTATDDYQQRVRCALCPQVLRSQVALQRHQLASHKSSDLPKAEIPLIAPYFCSFCSINFETARDAILHRRTPSHKQTVKEHKFTSQGVLPSKDCGQCGDKFNNLTDYKRHLLQIHPDSCHKCLRCGEIFALPQDVTKHTKEGACGKITEILDNESRCVDGGRKCLQCPFRTNSEAELIFHQALHAGTVQVYSEKPGSSKSPQTYRCPVCQKIFPKFSLRYHIFRHTREKPYRCSKCTESFSRKSALTLHTTESHSLSESNATTETTQRQRNFICLHCNTGFYTKKI; encoded by the exons atggaGACTGGCTATGAGGACGAGGACGACACACACTACTGCATTAAGTGTCACGTGACAATCACCGGACTGGACAATTATGTCCAGCATCGACAAACTGGTTGCCGACAATCTGAAAGAAAAACGTTGACCCCTGAGCCACCCCCGGCGGCGGTCTGCTATCCGGAAATACTAAATGCTGACGCGTTTTTTAGCTCTCTGGAGCTACAGAGCAGCGCTAAAACAAAGACAAGTGGAAGCAGAGCCTTGGAGccggaaaaaaaatcagagaGATTAGGAGGAAAGCGTAAAAGGACAAAACGGTACCATGAAATTGACGAGCCGAGTGTTAAAGAGAAACTGATTGCTCTGTCACCAGTTGTTACGGATTTAGATGATCCCACTGATCACATCGGCATTCCTTCGCTCGTTGGATTTCCCGATTTGGTACCTTTTACCGACAAATCGACCACTTCAAAGCTGACACCAACGCTGCCCAAACCCGCCGATGAgacagataaaaataaacgcaACGACGAGAGTGATCGTTGGTTAGATGACGACCTCGATGAAGATTCTGATACAATCAAAGATTCCGTTGATCAAAGTGTCGACAGTGACTCAGACTATAATCGTCAGCAGCGACATTCCGATGACGATTCAGATGAAAGTCCAGCCGAGGATGTTGCCCATGAGGATTCTTATTCGGAAACAGACGACCCAGATGACAGAGAATACCCACCGCAGCCTCACACCGGGGGAAAATGGAAGCCCGGCCAATTGCTCGAGCATATTGCGCCCGAAAATGAGGATGAAGTTGATCAAGATGAGCCGGACCATCGGGACAGTCCAGTGCCGCAGCCGCACACTGGAGGAAAATGGAAACCCAGTGAG CAGAAAACGGAGGAGGACGAACCAGCAGAGATGGACGAAAAGGAAGAGGAAGACAAGGAGAGTGTGATGACAAGGAACAGCAGACAACCACCGCCTGGTCACACTCGCGGGAAATGGATCCCGGGGGCTTCGGTTACGCCGTCGGAACTACGATCGGGTTATTGGTGCAGTCCTTGTGGTCGGAAACTCGCCTCTAAATTGGTTTACAGCAGACACTTGCGCTCGGACTTGCACGCTCGACGTAGCATTCAAGAAATTGAAGGCGACGTTAAATTGCCACGATCTGTTGGACCACTCTTACGCAGCAAATCTCGCACCAAACGTCAGAAAGTTATCGCACAA AAACGCAGCACAGAGAACAAGAAGGCAGTAGTTGATGATAATAAGTCTGGTAAAAAAACTCGGAATAGAGAAAAAGAAATTCTGCGGTGCGAAATGTGTCACGCCCGTGTGCGTCGACTTCAACTGGGTAAACACCTGCTCTCCCACTACCACTGTCGTGTCGCAGGATTATACCCCTGCAGTCCTAAGGCGCAACGGTTTATCCTGGAGAACATGGGGAACGTGGTTCGCCAATGCCCATTTCGGTGTACGAGCTGTCGGTTTTATTGCAACACCGAGGAAACTTTCTTGCGTCACTGGCGCTCTACCCATGCAAATATGCCAAATGAT GATGAAAAAAACTACACGTGTGTTTGCTGCAATTTCTGGTGCAACGGTGGAGCAGATATGGAACAACATCTGTTGAGTATAGAACACCGTGAGACAGTTTCTATGATCAATGGCTCAGTCCCGATTGTTATACGCCGGCAACTTATTTTATCGTGTGAAACTTGCAATCGTCGATTTCGCTACAACATCCAGCTCCAGCAGCACGCTAAGGAAACTGGACATCCTGAGAGCTCGACGGCAACAGATGACTATCAACAGCGTGTACGTTGCGCCCTGTGTCCCCAAGTTCTGAGATCCCAGGTAGCTTTGCAACGTCATCAACTGGCTTCCCATAAGTCCTCAGACTTACCCAAGGCGGAAATACCCTTGATTGCGCCGTACTTCTGTTCCTTCTGCTCGATCAACTTCGAGACTGCTCGAGACGCTATTTTACACCGTAGAACACCAAGTCACAAACAGACTGTCAAGGAGCACAAGTTTACGTCACAAGGAGTTTTGCCATCCAAGGACTGCGGTCAATGCGGAGACAAATTCAATAACTTGACTGACTATAAGCGACATTTACTTCAAATCCATCCCGACTCTTGTCACAA atgtTTGAGGTGCGGAGAGATTTTCGCTTTACCCCAAGATGTAACGAAGCACACGAAAGAGGGAGCGTGCGgaaaaataacagaaatattAGATAATGAATCACGGTGCGTAGATGGAGGACGTAAATGTTTGCAGTGTCCTTTCAGAACAAACTCCGAGGCAGAGTTAATATTTCATCAGGCTCTTCACGCGGGCACCGTCCAAGTTTACTCTGAAAAACCCGGGTCTAGTAAATCTCCCCAGACTTACCGGTGTCCAGTCtgccaaaaaatatttccgaAATTCTCTCTGCGCTATCACATTTTCCGACACACCAGAGAGAAACCCTATCGGTGCTCCAAGTGCACGGAGTCTTTTTCCCGAAAATCGGCTCTCACTCTCCACACAACCGAGTCCCATTCGCTCTCGGAGTCCAACGCAACCACCGAGACAACCCAGCGTCAAAGGAATTTCATCTGCTTGCATTGCAACACCGGGTTCTATACCAA GAAAATTTGA